A region of Lentimicrobiaceae bacterium DNA encodes the following proteins:
- a CDS encoding DUF937 domain-containing protein produces the protein MLDQILKLVKENAAEAIVNNPAVPNEKNDLTIETAAGSLLNSLKGVAGGGQLDAVLDIFKNSGEASASPVMSNLTSGVAGDLMKKVGIDEATAGNIVNQILPVVMNQLKSKTNDPNDNSIDLQGIIGSLTGSDGGDLFGKVKGLFGS, from the coding sequence ATGTTAGACCAGATCCTGAAATTAGTAAAAGAAAACGCAGCGGAGGCCATTGTCAATAATCCTGCTGTTCCTAACGAAAAAAATGACCTGACTATTGAAACCGCTGCCGGTTCATTGCTCAATAGCTTGAAGGGAGTGGCTGGCGGCGGGCAACTTGACGCTGTTCTTGATATCTTTAAAAACAGTGGCGAAGCTTCTGCCAGCCCGGTGATGAGCAACCTTACCTCGGGAGTTGCCGGTGATTTAATGAAGAAAGTTGGGATTGATGAGGCTACTGCCGGTAATATTGTTAACCAGATATTGCCTGTGGTAATGAATCAGCTGAAAAGCAAGACCAATGATCCGAATGACAACAGCATCGATTTGCAGGGTATTATTGGTTCGCTCACCGGTAGCGATGGTGGCGATTTGTTCGGAAAAGTTAAAGGCCTGTTTGGAAGTTAA
- a CDS encoding AAA family ATPase: MSLVIDNIRLDEDNAEFRYAAEFVIHTNKLLYLTGKAGTGKTTFLKYLKATCDKNMVVLAPTGVAAVNAGGQTIHSFFNIKPSVYVPGDKRLRVRAPENDPDKSVIADHFRYNRDKLDIIRGLELLVIDEISMVRCDLLDVIDRLLRVFRKREFTPFGGVQVVLIGDTFQLPPIVNHDDWNILGQFYRSSFFFNSRVLQEQKPVYIELKKIYRQRDQEFIDLLNRVRVNNLHPDDIRLLNSRYLHGFTPEEEEDYIILATHNRMVEETNEKRLREIDEPLHRFEALVEGTFPENSYPADAVLKLKEGAQVMFLRNDRNKRFYNGKIGHVIEISEEGLFVELPEGDIITVEREEWANIRYSWDSAGKKVIEEAIGSFVQYPLKLAWAITVHKSQGLTFEKIIADLSEAFAPGQVYVALSRCTAFQGILLKSPMNARAVMTDPVVLEFAGQATPETLIVKELEAGKASNYLKRALAAYMNHDYIKASDMMLIAIGQQASEPRLKSVRLATYAIERFFRNVQALCEQANTVIQSLETEFTHPDKNQPANELLSQRKEMRKLESSLKSELRQAEAITTFFNKLQVQSVVLPDHSPLQAKIDLLAGDLNQSIEKIKEAKKKLVRKKKK, encoded by the coding sequence ATGTCACTGGTAATTGACAACATCCGCCTCGACGAAGACAACGCTGAATTTCGGTATGCCGCTGAGTTTGTAATACATACAAATAAACTGCTTTACCTTACCGGGAAAGCAGGAACAGGAAAAACCACGTTTCTGAAATACCTGAAGGCGACCTGTGATAAAAACATGGTGGTACTGGCTCCTACCGGAGTAGCAGCAGTGAATGCAGGCGGACAAACCATTCATTCATTTTTCAACATCAAGCCCAGTGTATATGTGCCGGGCGACAAAAGATTGCGGGTACGGGCACCTGAAAACGACCCTGATAAAAGCGTAATTGCTGACCATTTCAGATATAACCGCGACAAGCTGGACATCATCAGGGGGCTTGAACTGCTGGTGATTGATGAAATTTCGATGGTGCGCTGCGATTTGCTTGATGTAATTGATCGCCTGCTCAGGGTCTTTCGCAAACGCGAATTCACCCCGTTCGGAGGGGTACAGGTTGTGCTGATTGGCGATACTTTTCAGCTCCCTCCTATTGTTAACCACGATGACTGGAACATCCTTGGACAGTTTTACAGAAGTTCGTTTTTTTTCAATTCACGGGTTCTTCAGGAGCAAAAACCTGTCTATATAGAGTTAAAGAAAATCTACCGGCAGCGCGATCAGGAATTTATTGATTTGCTTAACCGGGTCAGGGTAAACAATCTCCATCCCGATGATATACGCCTGCTGAACAGCCGGTATCTGCATGGATTTACACCTGAGGAAGAAGAAGATTATATCATACTGGCCACCCATAATCGCATGGTGGAGGAGACCAACGAAAAACGACTGCGCGAAATTGACGAACCCCTCCACCGTTTTGAAGCATTGGTTGAAGGCACTTTCCCCGAAAACAGTTATCCTGCCGACGCAGTACTCAAATTAAAAGAAGGCGCTCAGGTAATGTTTCTGCGCAACGACAGAAACAAACGCTTTTACAATGGCAAAATAGGCCACGTAATCGAAATTTCAGAAGAAGGCTTGTTTGTTGAATTACCCGAAGGGGATATTATTACTGTTGAACGGGAAGAATGGGCCAACATCCGCTACTCATGGGACAGCGCTGGAAAGAAAGTTATTGAAGAAGCCATAGGTTCATTTGTTCAGTATCCGCTTAAACTGGCCTGGGCCATAACAGTACACAAAAGCCAGGGTCTGACTTTCGAGAAAATTATTGCCGATTTGAGTGAAGCCTTCGCTCCCGGTCAGGTGTATGTTGCATTAAGCCGGTGTACTGCTTTTCAGGGTATTTTGCTTAAATCTCCAATGAACGCCCGGGCAGTTATGACCGACCCTGTAGTGCTTGAATTTGCCGGGCAGGCCACGCCTGAAACGCTGATTGTAAAAGAACTGGAAGCCGGAAAAGCCAGCAATTATCTAAAACGTGCACTGGCTGCTTACATGAACCATGATTACATCAAAGCTAGTGATATGATGCTGATTGCCATAGGCCAACAGGCTAGCGAACCTCGTTTAAAATCTGTTCGGCTGGCAACTTACGCTATTGAGCGCTTTTTCAGAAATGTGCAAGCCTTGTGCGAGCAAGCCAACACAGTGATTCAATCGCTGGAGACAGAGTTCACTCACCCTGATAAAAATCAACCGGCTAATGAGCTGCTCAGCCAGCGAAAAGAGATGCGAAAACTGGAATCCAGCCTCAAGTCAGAGCTCAGACAAGCCGAAGCTATCACGACTTTTTTCAATAAACTTCAGGTACAATCCGTTGTTTTACCCGACCATTCACCCTTACAGGCAAAAATCGACCTGCTGGCCGGTGATCTGAATCAATCCATTGAAAAAATCAAAGAGGCCAAAAAGAAACTGGTCAGAAAAAAGAAAAAGTAG